Proteins encoded together in one Bradyrhizobium sp. CB82 window:
- a CDS encoding lytic transglycosylase domain-containing protein, with the protein MNQCLRSLACFLTMAVLALVTTEAAAKGHHKQSGPKKTHEAKAGKQRSAAAAGKHRHSKHAEANRKSKAQDEEPSEKPSRPPLTGDLAALKDAIDLARKAKTDDATAARNRIADPAGQKLAEWFILRHAETTADFNHYAAFIAANPDWPSIAQFRRRAEARLWQEKSDAATVHKFTADRPQSAKGKFALARVLLAEGNREGAARLVRDAWRAEELSERTESDAYETFRDLLTADDHRARMDKRLGAKDYGAARRAAKRLGSDELAIVKACAAVSGKENKAKDYLEDVPADARHDLGYTLCRVQWHLLKDRIDDAAQVVLAASPDTMALQDTDAWWRERRLLARKLLDQGKFRTAYDVVRTAAVPAMEVYRVDYHFMCGWIALRYLDDPKTALMHFAAIDEGSANPIALSRGHYWRGRTAEVLGATADALRSYQAAARYSTAYYGQLARARLGLEHIDLRAPSSVLASDAARPSDERVRAADMLYEVGERDVAFSFVADFAGESTDVAALEALGELTGRRNDAHAMLEIGKLALARGLALDHYAFPIIGIPPLKQVAPEIETSVIYSVARTESAFDQRDKSPANAVGLMQVTPEAGRDTAKRFGVTYDWDRMVSDPVYNTQMGAAELSALLSEYRGNQIMTFAGYNAGRGRVRDWVQAHGDPRDPKIDPVDWVERIPLSETRNYVQRVMENVLVYRARFEESGAVAAKSDQRIVTQEVRAKPAAATPASFTGAD; encoded by the coding sequence ATGAACCAGTGCCTACGCTCGCTTGCGTGTTTCCTCACTATGGCTGTACTCGCGCTCGTCACGACGGAGGCGGCGGCGAAAGGCCATCACAAGCAATCCGGTCCGAAAAAGACGCATGAAGCGAAGGCCGGCAAGCAGCGCAGCGCTGCGGCCGCCGGCAAGCACCGCCACAGCAAGCATGCCGAAGCGAACCGGAAATCGAAGGCCCAGGACGAGGAGCCGTCGGAGAAGCCCTCGAGGCCGCCGCTGACCGGCGACCTCGCCGCGCTGAAGGACGCGATCGATCTGGCGCGCAAGGCCAAGACTGATGACGCCACCGCGGCCAGGAACCGGATCGCCGATCCCGCCGGGCAAAAGCTCGCCGAATGGTTCATTCTGCGGCATGCCGAGACGACCGCCGACTTCAACCATTACGCGGCGTTCATTGCCGCCAATCCGGACTGGCCGAGCATCGCGCAGTTCCGCCGCCGCGCCGAGGCGCGGCTCTGGCAGGAGAAGAGCGATGCGGCCACCGTGCACAAGTTCACCGCCGACCGGCCGCAAAGCGCCAAGGGTAAGTTCGCGCTCGCGCGCGTACTGCTGGCCGAGGGCAATCGCGAAGGGGCCGCAAGGCTCGTGCGTGATGCCTGGCGCGCGGAGGAATTGTCCGAGCGCACCGAGAGCGACGCTTACGAGACGTTCCGCGATCTTTTGACCGCGGATGATCATCGCGCCCGCATGGACAAGCGGCTCGGCGCCAAGGACTACGGCGCGGCGCGCCGCGCCGCAAAGCGTCTTGGCAGCGACGAGCTTGCGATCGTGAAGGCCTGCGCCGCGGTTAGCGGTAAGGAGAACAAGGCCAAGGATTATCTGGAGGACGTGCCGGCGGATGCGCGTCACGATCTCGGCTACACGCTGTGTCGCGTGCAATGGCACCTCCTGAAAGACCGCATCGACGATGCGGCGCAGGTCGTCCTCGCGGCCTCTCCCGACACCATGGCGCTCCAGGACACCGATGCCTGGTGGCGCGAGCGCCGGCTGCTGGCGCGCAAGCTGCTCGACCAGGGCAAGTTCAGGACGGCTTACGACGTGGTGCGGACAGCGGCCGTGCCGGCAATGGAGGTCTACCGCGTCGACTACCACTTCATGTGCGGCTGGATTGCGCTGCGCTATCTCGACGATCCCAAGACGGCGCTGATGCATTTTGCCGCGATCGACGAAGGCTCCGCCAATCCCATCGCGCTGTCGCGGGGGCACTACTGGCGCGGCCGTACGGCGGAAGTGCTGGGAGCGACCGCCGACGCGCTTCGAAGCTACCAGGCCGCCGCCCGCTATTCGACCGCCTATTACGGCCAGCTCGCACGCGCGAGGCTCGGCCTCGAGCACATCGATCTGCGCGCGCCCTCATCCGTGCTCGCCTCCGATGCGGCCCGGCCTTCGGACGAGCGTGTGCGCGCGGCCGACATGCTCTACGAGGTCGGCGAGCGCGACGTCGCGTTCTCCTTCGTCGCCGATTTCGCCGGAGAGAGCACCGACGTTGCCGCGCTCGAGGCGCTCGGTGAGCTCACGGGCCGGCGCAACGACGCGCACGCAATGCTGGAGATCGGCAAGCTGGCGCTCGCCCGCGGACTCGCGCTCGACCACTACGCCTTCCCGATCATCGGCATTCCCCCGCTCAAGCAGGTCGCGCCCGAGATCGAGACGAGCGTGATCTATTCGGTGGCGCGGACCGAAAGCGCGTTCGACCAGCGCGACAAGTCGCCGGCCAATGCGGTCGGGCTGATGCAGGTCACGCCGGAGGCCGGGCGCGACACCGCAAAGCGGTTCGGCGTCACCTACGACTGGGACCGCATGGTGTCCGATCCCGTCTACAACACCCAGATGGGCGCGGCCGAACTCAGTGCGCTGCTGTCGGAATATCGCGGCAACCAGATCATGACCTTCGCCGGCTACAACGCCGGTCGTGGCCGGGTCAGGGACTGGGTGCAGGCGCACGGCGATCCGCGCGACCCCAAGATCGATCCGGTCGACTGGGTCGAGCGCATTCCGCTGTCGGAGACGCGCAACTACGTCCAGCGGGTGATGGAGAACGTGCTGGTCTACCGCGCGCGGTTCGAGGAGTCCGGCGCGGTCGCGGCAAAATCCGACCAGCGCATCGTGACGCAGGAGGTCCGCGCAAAGCCCGCAGCGGCGACGCCTGCGAGCTTCACGGGCGCGGACTGA
- a CDS encoding PAS domain S-box protein encodes MKPGQMAKIWISAAQFVFGCVVLALVTAACFFLQVGLAATAFCYLVVILLFALTDSFLASGLLTLLAVAALADFSAPPFFDFHISDPQDRLVIAPFLLACLIGSGLIQQARSERRAGPVKPSLKSSDADLREAVKQWQQVFEHNPVMYFMVDPSGTVVNVNTFGAAQLGYAAEELIGQSVMCVFFEEDRDFVRRCVALCLGTVGQSHTWEIRKVRKDGSVLWVRENAKAMLRADGKPTVLVACENITERKETENALRQSEAYLAQAQELSHTGSFGWKAATGEITWSKETYRIFQCDEAETPTIPFMLQRIHPDDRLAVRRTTGHAMREGRDYDHEYRLVMPDGAVKYVRAVARATRDAGGSLEFVGSVSDITAAKEAERRLRESEQRFRDYAETASDWFWETGPDHRVTRVSEHPETAGMAPSWAVGLTRWDIAPDAALQPEKWQQHRAALDAHVPFRDLVYRSKDRNGQPTYVRTSGKPFFDANGNFLGYRGVCSDVTAAIRADHAEEALRKAQSELAHVTRVTTLGELTASIAHELNQPLAAVMANADACIGWLQRSPPDLKGARRSVEWIIEDCNRANGVIRHVRALAKRSDIEMVPLDVNQVIREAVALVQREMSTHAVSVRMELRSVLPNTLGDRIQLQQVLINLIMNGIEAMECVMDRPRELVIRSGPDENGSVLVSVTDRGIGISADAIDRMFTPFFTTKPSGLGMGLSICRSIVEAHGGRLSASPNEGLGATFQITLPLHREEAS; translated from the coding sequence ATGAAGCCTGGCCAGATGGCAAAAATCTGGATATCAGCCGCGCAATTCGTGTTCGGTTGCGTTGTGCTGGCGCTGGTGACCGCGGCCTGTTTCTTCCTCCAGGTCGGGCTCGCCGCGACCGCGTTCTGCTATCTCGTGGTGATCCTGTTGTTCGCACTCACGGACAGCTTCCTGGCCTCCGGTCTCCTCACTCTCCTCGCCGTTGCTGCGCTCGCCGATTTCTCGGCACCACCTTTTTTTGATTTCCACATCTCCGATCCGCAGGATCGCCTGGTGATCGCTCCCTTCCTTCTCGCATGCCTGATCGGATCGGGGTTGATCCAGCAGGCCCGCAGCGAACGGCGAGCTGGCCCCGTCAAGCCGAGCCTTAAATCCAGCGATGCCGATTTGCGAGAGGCCGTGAAGCAATGGCAGCAGGTCTTCGAGCACAACCCGGTCATGTATTTCATGGTCGATCCTTCCGGAACCGTGGTGAACGTGAACACGTTCGGTGCCGCGCAACTGGGCTATGCGGCAGAGGAGCTGATCGGCCAATCGGTGATGTGTGTGTTCTTCGAGGAAGACCGCGACTTCGTCCGCCGGTGCGTTGCGCTGTGCCTTGGGACCGTCGGCCAGTCGCACACCTGGGAAATCCGGAAGGTGCGCAAGGACGGCTCGGTCCTGTGGGTGCGCGAGAACGCCAAGGCCATGCTGAGAGCCGATGGCAAGCCGACCGTGCTGGTCGCCTGCGAGAACATCACCGAGCGCAAGGAAACGGAGAATGCGCTCCGACAGAGCGAGGCTTACCTCGCCCAGGCGCAGGAATTGAGCCACACCGGCAGCTTCGGCTGGAAGGCTGCGACCGGCGAGATCACGTGGTCGAAGGAGACGTATCGCATCTTCCAATGCGATGAGGCTGAGACGCCCACGATCCCGTTCATGCTCCAGCGTATCCATCCGGACGACAGGCTCGCGGTGCGGCGAACCACGGGGCACGCGATGCGCGAGGGGCGCGATTACGATCACGAATACCGGCTCGTGATGCCCGACGGCGCCGTGAAATATGTTCGCGCGGTGGCCCGCGCCACGCGAGACGCCGGCGGTAGCCTCGAATTCGTTGGCTCGGTCAGTGATATCACGGCGGCCAAGGAGGCGGAGCGACGACTCCGCGAAAGCGAGCAGCGCTTCCGCGACTATGCCGAAACTGCGTCCGACTGGTTCTGGGAGACCGGGCCGGACCATCGCGTCACCCGCGTCTCCGAACACCCTGAAACGGCCGGCATGGCCCCTTCCTGGGCGGTCGGGCTCACACGCTGGGATATTGCGCCCGATGCCGCGCTCCAACCGGAGAAGTGGCAACAGCATCGGGCGGCACTTGACGCCCACGTTCCGTTTCGCGACCTGGTGTACCGCAGCAAGGACCGGAACGGACAGCCGACCTACGTGCGCACCAGCGGCAAACCATTCTTCGACGCCAACGGCAATTTCCTCGGCTATCGTGGCGTCTGCAGCGATGTGACCGCGGCCATCCGGGCCGACCATGCCGAAGAGGCGCTGCGCAAGGCACAGAGCGAGCTCGCCCATGTGACCCGCGTCACGACGCTCGGCGAGCTGACCGCCTCGATTGCTCACGAACTGAATCAGCCCCTCGCCGCCGTGATGGCCAATGCCGATGCATGCATCGGATGGCTGCAGCGCAGTCCCCCCGATCTGAAAGGGGCACGCCGCTCAGTGGAGTGGATCATCGAGGACTGCAACCGTGCCAACGGGGTGATCCGTCATGTCCGGGCACTCGCCAAGCGAAGCGACATCGAGATGGTTCCGCTCGACGTGAACCAGGTCATTCGCGAGGCGGTCGCGCTCGTTCAGCGCGAGATGTCGACCCACGCCGTATCGGTACGAATGGAGTTGAGATCAGTGCTACCCAATACTCTCGGCGACCGAATCCAGTTACAGCAGGTGCTGATCAATCTGATCATGAATGGGATCGAAGCGATGGAATGCGTCATGGACCGCCCGCGCGAGCTGGTGATCCGCTCCGGTCCGGATGAAAACGGATCAGTGCTGGTGAGCGTGACGGACCGTGGGATCGGCATTTCTGCCGATGCAATTGATCGCATGTTCACACCGTTCTTCACCACCAAACCCAGCGGCCTGGGCATGGGACTCTCGATCTGCCGTTCCATCGTCGAGGCCCATGGCGGACGACTTTCGGCCTCGCCCAACGAGGGGCTCGGCGCGACGTTTCAGATCACCCTGCCCTTGCATCGGGAGGAAGCGTCTTGA
- a CDS encoding response regulator transcription factor yields the protein MVLVVDDDASVRRALTNLFESVGLRVVAFGSAAEILQSKPPEVPSCLVLDIRLPGLSGLDLQADLAKANIHTPIIFITGHGDIPMTVRAMKSGAVDFLTKPVRDQDMLDAVQAAIERDRKRREIEKTVSNVKSRFESLTPRERDVLSLVASGMMNKHVAAELGLAEITVKIYRGQIMRKMGAKSLAELVRMNEALGIQHTKRDEQT from the coding sequence ATGGTCCTGGTCGTCGACGATGACGCGTCGGTACGCCGGGCGCTCACCAATCTCTTTGAATCGGTCGGCCTCAGGGTCGTGGCATTCGGCTCGGCGGCGGAGATCCTGCAAAGCAAGCCGCCGGAGGTCCCCAGCTGTCTGGTGCTCGACATCCGCCTGCCGGGACTGAGCGGCCTCGACCTGCAGGCCGATCTCGCCAAGGCAAACATCCACACGCCCATCATCTTCATCACGGGCCATGGCGACATTCCCATGACCGTCCGGGCCATGAAGAGTGGCGCGGTCGACTTCCTGACCAAGCCGGTGCGCGACCAGGACATGCTGGACGCGGTCCAGGCCGCGATCGAGCGCGATCGCAAGCGCCGCGAGATCGAGAAAACGGTGTCGAATGTCAAGTCCCGCTTCGAGTCCCTCACCCCGCGGGAACGGGACGTGCTGTCCCTGGTCGCATCCGGCATGATGAACAAGCACGTGGCCGCCGAGCTGGGATTGGCCGAAATCACCGTCAAGATCTATCGCGGCCAGATCATGCGGAAGATGGGTGCCAAGTCGCTGGCCGAGCTGGTGAGAATGAACGAGGCGCTCGGAATTCAGCACACCAAGAGGGACGAACAAACCTAA
- a CDS encoding response regulator, protein MSAPSVISVLDDDPYVRAAIDNLLASRGYVVHTFASAEEFLGSTDLNGASCVIADVQMPVMSGIDLLTQMRTQGSATPFIFITAFPDESVRARALRAGALCFLGKPFATSELIQCLETALGGRREATA, encoded by the coding sequence TTGTCAGCGCCTTCAGTGATTTCGGTGCTCGACGATGATCCCTATGTGAGGGCCGCGATCGACAATCTGCTGGCGTCGCGCGGATACGTCGTCCACACATTCGCCTCGGCGGAAGAGTTCCTGGGCTCGACCGATCTGAACGGCGCCAGTTGCGTCATTGCGGACGTGCAGATGCCGGTCATGAGCGGGATCGACCTGTTGACGCAGATGCGTACCCAGGGCTCGGCCACGCCGTTCATATTCATTACGGCCTTTCCGGATGAGAGCGTGCGCGCACGTGCGCTGAGGGCCGGTGCTCTCTGCTTTCTTGGCAAGCCGTTCGCCACCTCGGAGCTGATCCAATGCCTGGAGACGGCGCTGGGAGGACGGCGGGAAGCCACGGCGTGA
- a CDS encoding tripartite tricarboxylate transporter substrate binding protein BugD — protein MRKMIWAALIAILATAAARADTYPSRPITIIVPFAAGGPSDAMARVLAERMRATLGQAVVVENVTGAGGSIGVGRAVHSAPDGYTISFGHLGTHVANGAVYKLPYDLVADLEPVVLLPSNPMIVVSKNAVPATSLQELLAWLRSRPAPATAGTAGAGSGSHIAGVYFESVSGIRLQYVPYRGTGPALNDLIAGQIDIIVDQTSNSINQVRAGTVRAYAISDDKRLASAPEIPTADEAGLKGFQMTLWSGLWVPKGTPQEIVKKLNVAVVEALGDAAVKKQMENLGLEMPPQGQLTPEALGARQKAEIAKWWPIIKAADIKVE, from the coding sequence ATGCGAAAGATGATCTGGGCCGCTCTGATCGCAATCCTTGCGACCGCCGCCGCGCGCGCCGACACCTACCCCTCGCGTCCCATCACAATCATCGTGCCATTCGCGGCCGGCGGGCCGTCGGATGCGATGGCGCGTGTGCTCGCCGAGCGCATGCGGGCGACGCTGGGTCAGGCCGTGGTGGTCGAGAACGTTACCGGCGCGGGCGGCTCGATCGGGGTGGGTCGCGCCGTGCATTCGGCTCCTGACGGCTACACCATCTCCTTTGGCCATCTTGGCACGCACGTCGCCAACGGCGCGGTCTACAAGCTCCCTTACGATCTCGTCGCCGATCTCGAGCCGGTGGTGCTGCTGCCGAGCAACCCGATGATCGTCGTCAGCAAGAACGCCGTGCCGGCGACGTCGCTGCAAGAGCTGCTCGCCTGGCTGAGGTCGCGCCCCGCGCCCGCGACCGCGGGCACGGCCGGTGCGGGCTCCGGCAGCCACATCGCCGGCGTCTATTTCGAAAGCGTCTCCGGCATCAGGCTGCAATATGTACCCTATCGCGGCACGGGGCCGGCGCTGAACGACCTGATCGCCGGCCAGATCGACATCATCGTCGACCAAACCTCCAACTCCATCAACCAGGTCCGCGCCGGCACCGTCCGCGCCTACGCGATCAGCGACGACAAACGCCTGGCGTCCGCGCCCGAAATCCCGACCGCCGACGAGGCCGGACTGAAGGGCTTTCAGATGACGCTGTGGTCGGGCCTATGGGTACCCAAGGGCACGCCGCAGGAGATCGTGAAGAAGCTCAACGTTGCGGTGGTGGAAGCGCTTGGCGATGCCGCCGTGAAGAAGCAGATGGAAAACCTCGGCCTCGAAATGCCGCCGCAGGGCCAGCTCACCCCCGAAGCGCTCGGCGCGCGGCAGAAGGCCGAGATCGCCAAGTGGTGGCCGATCATCAAGGCGGCCGACATCAAGGTGGAGTGA
- a CDS encoding threonine synthase, with translation MQDNDNLTIERPTFVTHLECAMEGDHYPADQVHNLSKAGKPLLVRYDLTGVKKALTKDALSQRPADMWRYRELLPVRKCKDIVSLGEVTTPLIRLPKLSRKLGGGEIIVKDEGRLPTGSFKARGLVMAVSMGKALGIKHMAMPTNGNAGAALAAYATSCGIKTTIFCPADTPEVNVSEIELQGATVYRVNGYIDDCGKIVGEGKAKVGWFDTSTLKEPYRIEGKKTMGLELAEQLGWDVPDVIFYPTGGGTGLIGMWKAFDELEKIGFIGSKRPRMVAVQASGCAPMVRAYEEGTEHAARWEDAHTIASGIRVPQAIGDFLILRAVRESSGFAIAVDDDKISSALSEVAREEGLLLCPEGAATYAAYKQSLADGRVTKNDRVMLFNCATGLKYPLPPVNRALDRHKPIDFSQF, from the coding sequence GTGCAAGACAACGACAACCTCACCATCGAGCGCCCAACCTTCGTCACCCATCTCGAATGCGCGATGGAGGGCGATCACTATCCGGCCGACCAGGTGCACAACCTCTCCAAGGCCGGCAAACCGCTTCTCGTGCGCTACGACCTCACCGGGGTGAAGAAGGCGCTGACCAAGGATGCACTGAGCCAGCGCCCCGCCGACATGTGGCGCTACCGCGAGCTTCTGCCGGTGCGCAAGTGCAAGGACATCGTTTCTCTCGGCGAGGTCACGACGCCGCTGATCCGGCTGCCAAAGCTGTCGCGCAAGCTCGGCGGCGGCGAGATCATCGTCAAGGATGAAGGCCGGCTGCCGACCGGCTCGTTCAAGGCGCGCGGCCTCGTCATGGCGGTGTCGATGGGCAAGGCGCTCGGCATCAAGCACATGGCGATGCCGACCAACGGCAACGCGGGCGCGGCGCTGGCCGCTTATGCGACCTCGTGCGGCATCAAGACCACCATCTTCTGCCCTGCCGACACGCCCGAGGTGAACGTCAGCGAGATCGAACTCCAGGGCGCGACCGTCTACCGCGTCAACGGCTATATCGACGATTGCGGCAAGATCGTCGGCGAGGGCAAGGCAAAGGTCGGCTGGTTCGACACCTCGACGCTGAAGGAGCCGTACCGGATCGAAGGCAAGAAAACGATGGGGCTCGAACTCGCCGAGCAGCTCGGCTGGGACGTGCCCGATGTGATCTTCTATCCGACCGGCGGCGGCACCGGCCTGATCGGCATGTGGAAGGCGTTTGATGAGCTGGAGAAGATCGGCTTCATCGGGTCGAAGCGCCCGCGTATGGTCGCTGTGCAGGCGTCGGGCTGCGCGCCGATGGTGCGCGCCTATGAGGAGGGCACCGAGCATGCGGCGCGCTGGGAGGATGCACACACCATCGCCTCGGGCATCCGCGTGCCGCAGGCAATCGGCGATTTCCTGATCCTGCGCGCCGTGCGCGAGAGCAGCGGCTTTGCCATCGCGGTCGATGACGACAAGATTTCGTCCGCGCTGAGCGAGGTCGCGCGCGAGGAGGGGTTGCTCTTGTGTCCCGAGGGTGCCGCGACCTACGCCGCCTACAAGCAGAGCCTTGCTGACGGCCGCGTCACCAAGAACGATCGCGTGATGCTGTTCAATTGCGCGACCGGTCTGAAATATCCGCTGCCGCCGGTCAACCGCGCGCTCGACCGCCACAAGCCGATCGACTTCTCGCAGTTCTAG
- the lpdA gene encoding dihydrolipoyl dehydrogenase gives MADTSFDIIIIGSGPGGYVTAIRAAQLGFKTAIVEKSYLGGICLNWGCIPTKALLRSAEIYHYMQHAKDYGLSAEKVSFDPKAVVQRSRGVSKRLNDGVGFLMKKNKVSVIWGAASIDAPGKITVKKSDVEGPKGSLGEGTYQAKHIIVATGARPRVLPGLEPDKKLVWTYFEAMIPERLPKSLLVVGSGAIGIEFASFFHTMGSDVTVVEVLPQILPVEDAEIAGLARKRFEKMGIKIMSSTKVTKLEKKADSVVATIDDGKGKPATIEFERVISAVGVVGNIENLGLEKLGVKTDRGCIVIDGYGKTNVPGIYAIGDVAGPPMLAHKAEHEGVICVEAIKGLHPHPMDKDMIPGCTYCHPQVASVGLTEATAKENGREIRVGRFPFVGNGKAIALGEDQGLVKVIFDKKTGQLLGAHMIGAEVTELIQGYVVAMNLETTEEELMHTIFPHPTLSEMMKESVLDAYGRVLNI, from the coding sequence ATGGCCGACACGTCCTTCGACATCATCATCATCGGCTCCGGTCCCGGCGGCTACGTCACCGCGATCCGCGCGGCGCAGCTCGGCTTCAAGACCGCGATCGTCGAAAAATCCTATCTCGGCGGCATCTGCCTGAACTGGGGCTGCATCCCGACCAAGGCGCTGCTGCGCTCGGCCGAGATCTACCATTACATGCAGCACGCCAAGGACTACGGCCTGTCGGCGGAAAAAGTCTCGTTCGATCCGAAGGCGGTGGTGCAGCGCTCGCGCGGGGTCTCGAAGCGGCTGAACGACGGCGTCGGCTTCCTGATGAAGAAGAACAAGGTCAGCGTGATCTGGGGTGCGGCCTCGATCGACGCGCCTGGCAAGATCACGGTGAAGAAGTCCGACGTCGAAGGGCCGAAGGGCTCGCTCGGCGAGGGGACCTATCAGGCCAAACACATCATCGTCGCGACCGGCGCGCGGCCGCGCGTGCTGCCGGGGCTCGAGCCCGACAAGAAGCTGGTCTGGACCTATTTCGAGGCCATGATCCCGGAGCGGCTTCCGAAATCGCTGCTGGTGGTCGGTTCGGGCGCCATTGGCATCGAGTTCGCCTCCTTCTTCCATACCATGGGATCCGACGTCACCGTTGTCGAGGTGCTGCCGCAGATCCTGCCTGTCGAGGATGCCGAGATCGCAGGGCTCGCGCGCAAGCGCTTTGAGAAGATGGGCATCAAGATCATGTCCTCGACCAAGGTGACGAAGCTGGAGAAGAAGGCCGACAGCGTGGTGGCCACCATCGATGACGGCAAGGGCAAGCCTGCGACGATCGAATTCGAGCGGGTGATCTCGGCGGTCGGCGTCGTCGGCAACATCGAGAATCTCGGCCTGGAAAAGCTCGGCGTCAAAACCGATCGCGGCTGCATCGTGATTGACGGCTATGGCAAGACCAACGTCCCCGGCATCTATGCCATCGGCGACGTCGCCGGTCCGCCTATGTTGGCTCATAAGGCCGAGCACGAGGGCGTTATTTGCGTCGAGGCGATCAAGGGCCTGCATCCGCATCCGATGGACAAGGATATGATCCCGGGTTGCACCTACTGCCATCCGCAGGTCGCGTCCGTCGGCCTGACCGAAGCGACGGCGAAAGAGAACGGCCGTGAAATCCGCGTCGGCCGCTTCCCCTTCGTCGGCAACGGCAAGGCGATCGCGCTCGGCGAGGACCAGGGCCTCGTCAAGGTCATCTTCGACAAGAAGACCGGGCAACTGCTCGGCGCGCACATGATTGGCGCGGAGGTCACCGAGCTGATCCAGGGTTACGTCGTCGCGATGAACCTCGAGACGACCGAAGAAGAGTTGATGCACACGATCTTCCCGCATCCGACCCTGTCGGAGATGATGAAGGAATCCGTACTTGATGCCTACGGACGGGTGCTGAATATCTGA
- a CDS encoding pyruvate dehydrogenase complex dihydrolipoamide acetyltransferase yields MPINILMPALSPTMEKGNLAKWLKKEGDKVKSGDVIAEIETDKATMEVEAIDEGTIAKILVPEGTQDVPVNDVIAVLAGEGEDVKAAGAVKPAASAAPPKAPEKAAEAPAAAPAPAPAAPKAAPAPAAGPAPQAAAPAAQANGHGGRVFSSPLARRLAKDAGIEISMVTGTGPHGRVVARDVEQAKSGKGLKAPAAGPSAAPSIAPTMSDKQILALFEPGSYDIVPHDGMRRTIAQRLTASIQNVPHFYLTIDCDIGKLLAAREEINAAAPKDKEKKPLYKISVNDFVIKAMAVALQKIPNCNVSWTESGMVKHHHSDVGVAVAMPGGLITPIIRKAETKTLSTISNEMKDFATRARSRKLKPEEYQGGTTAVSNLGMFGIKDFTAVINPPHATILAVGTSEERPVVRNGKIEIAQMMSVTLSCDHRAIDGALGAELIGAFKQLIENPVMMMV; encoded by the coding sequence ATGCCCATCAACATCCTGATGCCAGCTCTCTCGCCAACGATGGAGAAGGGCAACCTCGCCAAGTGGCTGAAGAAGGAGGGCGACAAGGTCAAATCCGGCGACGTCATCGCCGAGATCGAGACCGACAAGGCCACCATGGAGGTCGAGGCGATCGACGAAGGCACGATCGCAAAGATTCTGGTGCCCGAGGGCACCCAGGACGTGCCGGTGAACGACGTCATCGCCGTGCTTGCCGGCGAGGGCGAGGACGTGAAGGCCGCGGGTGCTGTCAAGCCCGCCGCGTCGGCTGCGCCACCCAAGGCGCCTGAAAAGGCCGCGGAAGCACCGGCCGCTGCTCCAGCGCCCGCACCGGCTGCGCCGAAAGCGGCACCGGCTCCCGCTGCTGGTCCTGCGCCCCAGGCTGCAGCACCGGCCGCGCAAGCCAACGGCCATGGCGGCCGCGTGTTCTCCTCGCCGCTCGCGCGGCGTCTGGCGAAGGACGCCGGCATCGAGATTTCGATGGTGACGGGCACCGGCCCGCACGGTCGCGTCGTTGCGCGCGACGTCGAGCAGGCCAAGTCCGGCAAGGGCCTCAAGGCGCCGGCGGCCGGCCCGTCAGCCGCGCCCTCGATCGCGCCGACCATGTCGGACAAGCAGATTCTGGCGCTGTTCGAGCCGGGCTCCTACGACATCGTCCCGCATGACGGCATGCGCCGCACGATTGCCCAGCGTTTGACCGCGTCGATCCAGAACGTTCCGCATTTCTACCTCACCATCGACTGCGACATCGGCAAGTTGCTTGCGGCGCGCGAGGAGATCAATGCGGCAGCTCCGAAGGACAAGGAGAAGAAGCCGCTCTACAAGATCTCGGTCAACGACTTCGTCATCAAGGCGATGGCGGTCGCGCTCCAGAAGATCCCGAACTGCAATGTGAGCTGGACCGAGTCCGGCATGGTCAAGCACCACCATTCCGATGTCGGCGTTGCGGTGGCGATGCCCGGCGGCCTGATCACGCCGATCATCCGCAAGGCGGAGACCAAGACGCTGTCCACCATCTCCAACGAGATGAAGGATTTTGCAACGCGTGCGCGTTCGCGCAAGCTGAAGCCTGAGGAATACCAGGGCGGCACCACGGCCGTCTCCAACCTCGGCATGTTCGGCATCAAGGACTTCACGGCTGTGATCAACCCGCCGCACGCAACGATCTTGGCGGTCGGCACCAGCGAGGAGCGGCCCGTAGTGCGGAACGGCAAGATCGAGATCGCGCAGATGATGAGCGTGACCCTGTCCTGCGATCACCGTGCCATCGACGGCGCGCTCGGCGCCGAGCTGATCGGCGCATTCAAGCAGCTCATCGAAAATCCCGTCATGATGATGGTGTGA